One Euzebya sp. DNA window includes the following coding sequences:
- a CDS encoding MGMT family protein yields MLLSAQGHQPTPAVTGDDDGVMTPFADSVHAIVEALPPGTCASYGEVAAEAGHPGAARAVGRVMATSDGLPWWRVIRADGTLPKGADQERRLRAEGVSIINGRVRMAGR; encoded by the coding sequence GTGCTCCTCTCTGCACAGGGCCACCAACCTACGCCGGCCGTCACCGGCGATGATGACGGGGTGATGACGCCGTTCGCCGACTCCGTCCACGCCATCGTCGAGGCCCTGCCCCCGGGGACCTGCGCCAGCTACGGGGAGGTCGCCGCCGAGGCCGGGCACCCCGGGGCGGCGCGCGCCGTCGGCCGGGTCATGGCGACCAGCGACGGCCTGCCGTGGTGGCGGGTCATCCGGGCCGACGGCACCCTCCCCAAGGGCGCTGACCAGGAACGTCGCCTGCGGGCCGAGGGCGTGTCTATCATCAACGGCCGAGTCCGCATGGCGGGCCGCTGA